One Amycolatopsis tolypomycina DNA segment encodes these proteins:
- a CDS encoding aldehyde dehydrogenase: protein MTHEELFIGGAWTAPSSTELLEIRSPHDNSVIGRAAQALPADVDRAVAAARRAFDEGPWPHTPPADRIAVVRELATLREKRADEIAALISAENGSALWFTKAGQPGLTRQANAYLKAAEEFDWETTLEPSDPAAPFRSVVRREAIGVVAAIIPWNSPFSSALAKIIPALLAGNTVVLKVSPENTLSMNLLAELLAEAGLPEGVVSVLPADRETSEYLVKHPDVDKIAFTGSTRAGRRIASLAGAQLKRVSLELGGKSAMIILPDADLDAAIQGVKFGSLLNNAESCIAQTRILAPRSRYAEVVAGLRELVESLGVGDPADDRTFIGPMIRRDQQQRVLDYIRLGVEEGARLVTGGPEVPPGLEKGNYVTPTLFADVDNAMRIAQEEIFGPVLVVIAYDDEDDAVRIANDSEYGLSGGVWSADPAHALAVARRVRTGTVTVNGAPIGFDGPFGGFKASGLGREYGAVGIGTYTEYKTITVPAAR from the coding sequence GTGACCCACGAGGAACTCTTCATCGGCGGCGCGTGGACCGCCCCGAGCAGCACCGAACTGCTGGAAATCCGGTCCCCGCACGACAACTCGGTGATCGGCCGCGCCGCGCAGGCGCTGCCCGCCGACGTCGACCGCGCCGTCGCGGCCGCCCGGCGGGCCTTCGACGAAGGCCCGTGGCCGCACACCCCGCCCGCGGACCGGATCGCCGTCGTCCGCGAGCTGGCCACCCTGCGCGAGAAGCGCGCCGACGAGATCGCGGCCCTCATCTCCGCGGAAAACGGCTCGGCACTGTGGTTCACCAAGGCGGGACAGCCCGGCCTGACCCGGCAGGCCAACGCCTACCTGAAGGCGGCCGAGGAGTTCGACTGGGAGACGACCCTCGAACCGTCGGACCCGGCCGCGCCGTTCCGGTCGGTCGTGCGCCGGGAGGCAATCGGCGTCGTCGCCGCGATCATCCCGTGGAACTCGCCGTTCTCCTCGGCGCTGGCCAAGATCATCCCGGCGCTGCTCGCCGGCAACACCGTCGTCCTCAAGGTCTCGCCCGAGAACACGCTGAGCATGAACCTGCTCGCGGAACTGCTCGCCGAGGCCGGCCTGCCCGAGGGCGTCGTCAGCGTCCTGCCCGCCGACCGCGAGACCAGCGAGTACCTGGTCAAGCACCCGGACGTCGACAAGATCGCCTTCACCGGGTCGACCCGCGCCGGGCGCCGCATCGCGTCCCTGGCCGGGGCGCAGCTCAAGCGGGTCAGCCTCGAACTGGGCGGCAAGTCGGCCATGATCATCCTGCCCGACGCCGACCTCGACGCGGCGATCCAGGGCGTGAAGTTCGGTTCCCTGCTCAACAACGCCGAATCGTGCATCGCGCAGACGCGGATCCTCGCGCCGCGCAGCCGTTACGCCGAGGTCGTCGCCGGGTTGCGGGAGCTGGTCGAGTCCCTCGGCGTCGGCGACCCGGCCGACGACCGGACGTTCATCGGCCCGATGATCCGCCGCGACCAGCAGCAGCGCGTCCTCGACTACATCCGCCTCGGCGTCGAGGAAGGCGCCCGGCTCGTCACCGGCGGCCCGGAAGTCCCACCGGGACTGGAAAAGGGCAACTACGTGACTCCGACGCTGTTCGCCGACGTCGACAACGCGATGCGCATCGCGCAGGAGGAGATCTTCGGCCCGGTCCTCGTCGTCATCGCCTACGACGACGAAGACGACGCGGTCCGCATCGCCAACGATTCCGAGTACGGCCTGTCGGGCGGGGTGTGGTCGGCGGACCCGGCGCACGCGCTGGCCGTCGCGCGCCGGGTCCGGACCGGCACGGTGACGGTCAACGGCGCGCCGATCGGCTTCGACGGCCCGTTCGGCGGGTTCAAGGCCAGTGGCCTCGGCCGCGAGTACGGCGCCGTCGGGATCGGCACGTACACCGAGTACAAGACCATCACCGTTCCGGCCGCGCGATGA
- a CDS encoding carboxymuconolactone decarboxylase family protein, giving the protein MDTRIDLFTTETGSRLAKRFASLGQVIDRSPLPKRTQELVNLRVSQINGCGWCLDMHAKEAAAAGESAVRLALVAAWRESTVFSEAERAALALAEEGTRLADAAEGVSDETWARVREHYDDEQVAALVALVALINAANRLAVIAHQKGGSYEPGMFEAFAERG; this is encoded by the coding sequence ATGGACACCCGCATCGACCTGTTCACCACCGAGACCGGCTCCCGGCTGGCCAAGCGGTTCGCGAGCCTCGGGCAGGTCATCGACCGGTCGCCGCTGCCGAAGCGCACTCAGGAGCTGGTCAACCTGCGGGTCAGCCAGATCAACGGGTGCGGCTGGTGCCTCGACATGCACGCCAAGGAAGCCGCGGCGGCCGGGGAGTCGGCCGTGCGGCTCGCGCTCGTCGCCGCCTGGCGGGAGTCGACCGTGTTCTCCGAGGCCGAACGCGCCGCGCTCGCACTGGCCGAGGAGGGCACCCGGCTCGCCGACGCCGCCGAAGGCGTGTCCGACGAGACCTGGGCCCGGGTTCGCGAGCACTACGACGACGAGCAGGTCGCCGCCCTCGTCGCGCTGGTCGCCCTGATCAACGCGGCCAACCGGCTCGCCGTGATCGCGCACCAGAAGGGCGGCTCCTACGAGCCCGGGATGTTCGAAGCCTTCGCCGAACGCGGCTGA
- a CDS encoding GNAT family N-acetyltransferase — protein MSWAGWKVRLREVRPADRRTLSGFDRGAAPQAGGYRHWATHRDTTGDDFHYAIETLHNRTLVGSIWVQADPVSGRFSYGIGIGPQYRRCGYAADAVTVLLAFMFDQHYRKCEVSINGSNFASLALHGELGFREEGRPRDTELLRGEVRYPVLMSLTAAGFAEHQPAFLAARGPARPWRGRHWRTPKRGRHWRPEHLRPAR, from the coding sequence ATGAGCTGGGCGGGGTGGAAGGTGCGGTTGCGGGAGGTCCGCCCGGCGGATCGCCGCACCCTGAGCGGGTTCGACCGCGGCGCGGCCCCGCAAGCCGGCGGCTACCGCCACTGGGCCACGCACCGGGACACGACGGGCGACGACTTCCACTACGCGATCGAGACCCTGCACAACCGGACGCTGGTCGGATCGATCTGGGTCCAGGCCGACCCGGTTTCCGGCCGCTTCAGCTACGGCATCGGGATCGGGCCGCAGTACCGCCGCTGCGGGTACGCCGCCGACGCCGTCACCGTGCTGCTGGCCTTCATGTTCGACCAGCACTACCGCAAGTGCGAGGTCAGCATCAACGGCAGCAACTTCGCGTCCCTGGCGCTGCACGGTGAGCTGGGCTTCCGCGAGGAGGGCCGCCCGCGCGACACCGAACTGCTCCGGGGCGAGGTCCGGTACCCGGTGCTGATGAGCCTCACGGCGGCCGGGTTCGCCGAGCACCAGCCGGCGTTCCTCGCGGCCCGCGGCCCGGCCCGGCCGTGGCGGGGGCGGCACTGGCGGACGCCGAAGCGGGGCCGCCACTGGCGCCCCGAGCACTTGCGGCCCGCTCGCTGA
- a CDS encoding right-handed parallel beta-helix repeat-containing protein, with the protein MRALFLLLVSVLAVAGCSSPLRPDVAGAATIRVPQDAPTVQQAVDAARPGDLVLVSPGVYRESVRITVPDLVLRGTDRNRVVFDGEVRRANGIVVTAPGVAVENLTVRDHVLNGVLVTGMADESGGLARGSDGYTRLDPARFPPVQGFRVSYVTASNNGLYGVYAFDSQHGVIEHSYASGSADSGFYVGQCHPCDIVVRGNVAERNAVGYEGTNASGGMAVVGNRFVGNRVGLSTNSDYQEAFVPQRDAAIVGNLVAANAQPATPAQADGGFGVGIGIAGGTRNLLARNLVTGNPGAGIALASAEDLAPSDNRLVGNVLSGNGVDIAYAASERAPGSGNCLQDNVLTSTSPAGLAGSMACPASPGPAAGVRLALPPAPRGVPFPDVAPPPEQPGQPDAATAPPRPARGLPGRVDLDGYRVPGIALLAESAGVKP; encoded by the coding sequence GTGCGTGCGCTTTTCCTCCTCCTGGTTTCCGTCCTGGCCGTCGCCGGCTGCTCGTCGCCGCTGCGGCCGGACGTCGCCGGGGCCGCGACCATCCGGGTGCCGCAGGACGCGCCGACCGTCCAGCAGGCCGTCGACGCCGCGCGGCCGGGCGACCTCGTGCTCGTTTCCCCTGGCGTGTACCGCGAGTCGGTCCGGATCACCGTGCCCGACCTCGTGCTGCGCGGCACGGACCGCAACCGGGTCGTGTTCGACGGCGAAGTGCGCCGGGCCAACGGGATCGTGGTCACCGCGCCCGGGGTGGCGGTGGAGAACCTGACCGTCCGCGACCACGTCCTGAACGGCGTCCTCGTCACCGGCATGGCCGACGAGAGCGGCGGCCTGGCCCGGGGCAGCGACGGCTACACCCGCCTCGACCCGGCGCGCTTCCCGCCGGTGCAGGGCTTCCGCGTCTCGTACGTGACGGCGAGCAACAACGGGCTCTACGGCGTCTACGCGTTCGACTCCCAGCACGGGGTGATCGAGCACAGCTACGCCTCCGGCAGCGCGGATTCCGGGTTCTACGTCGGCCAGTGCCATCCGTGCGACATCGTGGTGCGCGGGAACGTCGCCGAGCGCAACGCCGTGGGCTACGAGGGCACGAACGCGTCGGGCGGGATGGCCGTGGTGGGCAACCGGTTCGTCGGCAACCGGGTGGGCCTGTCGACGAACTCCGACTACCAGGAGGCATTCGTCCCCCAGCGCGACGCGGCGATCGTGGGCAACCTGGTGGCGGCCAACGCCCAGCCGGCCACCCCCGCCCAGGCCGACGGCGGGTTCGGCGTAGGCATCGGCATCGCCGGCGGCACCCGGAACCTGCTGGCCCGCAACCTGGTCACCGGCAACCCGGGCGCGGGCATCGCCCTCGCCTCGGCCGAGGATCTGGCACCGTCGGACAACCGGCTGGTCGGCAATGTGCTGTCGGGCAACGGCGTCGACATCGCGTACGCGGCTTCGGAGCGGGCCCCGGGGAGCGGAAACTGCTTGCAGGACAACGTCTTGACGAGCACGTCCCCGGCCGGGCTCGCCGGCTCGATGGCCTGCCCGGCGAGCCCGGGCCCGGCAGCGGGGGTGCGCCTGGCCCTGCCACCGGCGCCGCGCGGGGTGCCGTTCCCGGACGTGGCGCCACCACCGGAGCAGCCGGGCCAGCCGGACGCGGCAACGGCACCACCGCGGCCCGCGCGCGGCCTGCCTGGCCGGGTCGATCTGGACGGCTATCGGGTGCCGGGGATTGCGTTGCTGGCGGAGAGTGCGGGGGTGAAGCCGTGA
- a CDS encoding Dyp-type peroxidase encodes MATPPPLSRRSVLLGAGAGLVSACSAPAAASDPDVVAAFGAQQAGIARPAPPQRHVALSVWDLPRGADRSRLGALLAALGRRATALAAGGDPALADLPPSRLTVTVGLGPRIVAALGPDLPGAQDLPVFPGDEAHDRGGDLLLQVCADEPLVAALATTELTAGAEMSLRWRRSGFRGPSASDGSTRNVLGFADGIVVPKTDAELAADVWLDGPPAVRGGTIAVVRAIRLDTAAFHALPVAAQERVIGRRKATAEPLSGPELDLGAKTPDGEYRIPADAHVRRAHPLMVGAGVMLRRGYSSEEGLLFISFQRELRTFVATQHRMSEGDALLRYATATASATFLVLPGFGADAPLGHALLA; translated from the coding sequence GTGGCCACTCCTCCCCCGCTGTCCCGCCGCTCGGTGCTGCTCGGCGCCGGGGCCGGCCTGGTCTCCGCCTGTTCCGCGCCGGCTGCGGCTTCGGATCCGGACGTGGTCGCCGCCTTCGGGGCGCAGCAGGCCGGGATCGCGCGGCCGGCACCGCCCCAGCGGCACGTGGCCCTGTCCGTCTGGGACCTGCCACGTGGAGCCGACCGGAGCCGGCTCGGCGCGCTGCTGGCCGCGCTCGGACGGCGGGCGACGGCGCTGGCCGCGGGCGGCGACCCGGCGCTCGCCGACCTCCCGCCGTCGCGGCTGACCGTCACGGTGGGACTCGGGCCACGGATCGTCGCGGCCCTCGGCCCGGATCTGCCCGGGGCGCAGGACCTCCCGGTGTTCCCCGGCGACGAAGCCCACGACCGCGGCGGCGACCTCCTGCTCCAGGTCTGCGCGGACGAGCCGCTCGTCGCCGCGCTGGCGACGACCGAACTGACCGCCGGTGCGGAGATGTCCCTGCGCTGGCGCCGGAGCGGCTTCCGCGGACCGTCCGCTTCGGACGGATCGACGCGCAACGTGCTGGGGTTCGCCGACGGCATCGTGGTGCCGAAGACCGACGCCGAACTGGCCGCCGACGTGTGGCTCGACGGCCCGCCCGCGGTCCGCGGCGGCACGATCGCGGTGGTGCGCGCGATCCGGCTGGACACCGCGGCCTTCCACGCGTTGCCGGTGGCCGCGCAGGAGCGGGTGATCGGCCGCCGCAAGGCGACGGCGGAACCGCTCTCCGGCCCGGAACTCGACCTGGGCGCGAAAACCCCGGACGGCGAGTACCGCATCCCCGCCGACGCGCACGTGCGGCGCGCTCACCCCCTCATGGTCGGGGCGGGCGTGATGCTGCGCCGCGGGTACAGCTCCGAAGAGGGGCTGCTGTTCATTTCGTTCCAGCGCGAACTGCGGACGTTCGTGGCCACCCAGCACCGGATGAGCGAAGGCGACGCTCTCCTGCGCTACGCGACGGCCACGGCGTCGGCGACCTTCCTGGTGCTGCCCGGGTTCGGCGCCGACGCCCCGCTGGGGCACGCGCTGCTCGCCTGA
- a CDS encoding SdrD B-like domain-containing protein — protein sequence MKRLTAFGAVLLLASTVFPLAAPAAPAVADASDGTLTVRVIRDLNGNGNYEPALETGVAGIPVKATDSAGATASGTTGADGTVKLATTGLAGGKYRVEASVPASMPYLKPAPAGGGLSSLTSFVDVSGGKKADLTMGLWNPADYCQDNPTLVTACQRNGIAPGIDPKARSLVSFPFTARGTGTPPTALATQGDTGTVYGIAYRKADKRIFSSAYAKRAAAYGPDGPGAIYVTNPATKATSLFTKVPATGGTAHAMQTDFDQKFADVVGKESLGALRISEDGSTLFVVNLADRKLYLYNATAATAAAPKASYAIPNPNCPAAGDWRPSGLGVHDGVVFVGGVCSGESTQKVADMRVVIRTFDAAAGTFGPVIVDQKLDFKRGDALWNYSNTHFWNPWQATYQAPAPQGGNLITHAEPLLTDIRAEAGGDLVLGFRDRFGDQGGFNMPNAGGTALLDTVSGGDLNRVCKQAGGYVWEGTSGCPNNNSEAANGGGEPTDVVEYYPGEHFADTEHGKPHNETAQGALAVVYPAARMPATVMDPTAINTGGIGWFDRAKGTMMADGFPNSYLISDKSTEGWGKANGLADLEALCDNAPVQLGNRVWFDTDGDGVQGPAEPAVAGAKVTLLPCDGKGAALATKTTGANGEYYFGAADGLKADTCYTVKFDYSGIDTAGLPGAPPVSSIKWTVAKAGGNPAIDSDADPATGTVKVTMGPAGSVDHTVDAGLVAARNRLGDLVWADTNGNGLQDAGEPGVPDVPVTLKDGTGKQVATTKTGPDGKYLFDSLPDGAYQVCFDVKKLPKEYADWLWTKQNAGDDTKDSDADPATGCTPVTTLGPAKREDLTLDAGIRPPNRLGDFVWADKNGNGLQDPGEPGVPDVPVVLKDGTGKQLATTKTGPDGKYLFDKLPDGSYQVCFDRSKLPKDYADWLWTKQNAGDDTKDSDADTESGCTPVTTLGVDRREDLTLDAGLVEPRNRVGDFVWLDKNGDGLQDPGEPGVPDVPVVLKDGDGKQVATTKTGPDGKYLFDSLPDGSYQVCFDIAHLPAPVADYKLTKANAGDDTKDSDADPASGCTPVVQLGVGKRENLTLDAGLVTPPNRLGDFVWADKNGNGLQDPGEPGVPDVPVVLKDGDGKQLAATSTGPDGKYLFDNLPDGSYQVCFDRAKLPADYADWQWTKPDAGDDAKDSDADPASGCTPVVKLGPGGRENLALDAGLVEPRNRVGDFVWLDKNSDGLQDPGEPGVPDVQVVLKDGDGKQVATTKTGPDGKYLFDNLPDGSYQVCFGIKQLPAPVADYGLTKPNAGDDGKDSDAEPATGCTPVVKLGTGAREDLTLDAGLVAPPNRLGDLVWADTNRNGLQDPGEPGVPDVPVVLKDGNGKQVASTKTGPDGKYLFDNLPDGSYRVCFDRTRVPPQYAGWQWVKPDAGDDGKDSDADPASGCTPVVQLGVGKRENLTLDAGLVEPRNRVGDFVWTDKNGNGLQDPGEPGVPDVPVVLKDGNGKQIATKKTDANGKYLFDDLPDGSYQVCFGTGGRKLTKPDAGPDDTKDSDADPASGCTPVVKLGPAKREDLSLDAGVLASTTPAKARPLSSTGFPGDWLAALGGLAVVAGIAALLAARRARGTRG from the coding sequence TTGAAGAGACTGACAGCTTTCGGGGCGGTGCTCCTGCTCGCCTCGACAGTGTTCCCGCTCGCGGCGCCGGCCGCACCGGCTGTCGCGGACGCCTCCGACGGCACTCTGACCGTCCGGGTGATCCGCGACCTCAACGGCAACGGCAACTACGAGCCCGCGCTGGAGACCGGCGTCGCCGGGATCCCGGTGAAGGCGACCGATTCCGCGGGCGCCACGGCCAGTGGGACCACCGGCGCGGACGGCACCGTCAAGCTGGCCACCACGGGCCTCGCCGGCGGGAAGTACCGCGTCGAGGCGAGCGTCCCCGCGTCGATGCCGTACCTGAAGCCGGCGCCGGCGGGTGGCGGGCTGAGCAGCCTCACCTCCTTCGTCGACGTCTCCGGCGGCAAGAAGGCCGACCTGACGATGGGGCTGTGGAACCCGGCGGACTACTGCCAGGACAACCCCACGCTGGTCACCGCCTGCCAGCGCAACGGCATCGCGCCGGGCATCGACCCGAAGGCCCGTTCGCTGGTGAGCTTCCCGTTCACCGCGCGGGGGACCGGGACCCCGCCCACCGCACTGGCCACCCAGGGTGACACCGGGACCGTCTACGGCATCGCCTACCGCAAGGCGGACAAGCGCATCTTCTCCAGCGCGTACGCCAAGCGGGCCGCGGCGTACGGGCCCGATGGCCCCGGCGCGATCTACGTGACGAACCCGGCGACCAAGGCCACCAGCCTGTTCACCAAGGTGCCCGCCACCGGCGGCACCGCGCACGCCATGCAAACGGACTTCGACCAGAAGTTCGCCGACGTGGTGGGCAAGGAAAGCCTCGGCGCGCTGCGCATCAGCGAGGACGGCAGCACGCTGTTCGTGGTGAACCTCGCCGATCGCAAGCTCTACCTCTACAACGCGACCGCGGCGACCGCGGCCGCGCCGAAGGCGAGCTACGCGATCCCGAACCCGAACTGTCCCGCGGCCGGTGACTGGCGGCCGAGCGGTCTCGGCGTGCACGACGGCGTCGTCTTCGTCGGTGGGGTGTGCTCCGGCGAATCGACGCAGAAGGTGGCCGACATGCGGGTCGTCATCCGCACGTTCGACGCCGCCGCGGGCACGTTCGGCCCGGTGATCGTCGACCAGAAGCTGGACTTCAAGCGCGGTGACGCGCTGTGGAACTACAGCAACACCCACTTCTGGAACCCGTGGCAGGCCACCTACCAGGCGCCCGCGCCCCAGGGCGGGAACCTGATCACCCACGCGGAACCGCTGCTGACCGACATCCGCGCCGAAGCCGGCGGGGACCTGGTGCTCGGTTTCCGGGACCGCTTCGGCGACCAGGGCGGGTTCAACATGCCGAACGCGGGGGGCACCGCCCTGCTCGACACCGTCAGCGGCGGCGACCTCAACCGGGTCTGCAAGCAGGCCGGCGGCTACGTCTGGGAAGGCACGTCCGGCTGCCCGAACAACAACAGCGAGGCGGCCAACGGCGGCGGCGAGCCGACCGACGTCGTCGAGTACTACCCCGGTGAGCACTTCGCCGACACCGAGCACGGCAAGCCGCACAACGAGACCGCGCAGGGCGCCCTCGCGGTGGTGTACCCGGCCGCGCGGATGCCCGCGACGGTGATGGACCCGACGGCGATCAACACCGGCGGCATCGGCTGGTTCGACCGGGCCAAGGGCACGATGATGGCCGACGGCTTCCCGAACAGCTACCTCATCAGCGACAAGTCGACCGAAGGCTGGGGCAAGGCCAACGGCCTGGCCGACCTGGAGGCGCTCTGCGACAACGCGCCGGTCCAGCTGGGCAACCGGGTGTGGTTCGACACCGACGGCGACGGCGTCCAGGGCCCGGCCGAACCCGCGGTGGCCGGAGCGAAGGTGACGCTGCTTCCCTGCGACGGCAAGGGAGCCGCGCTCGCCACCAAGACGACCGGCGCGAACGGCGAGTACTACTTCGGCGCCGCGGACGGTCTCAAGGCCGACACCTGTTACACGGTGAAGTTCGACTACTCGGGCATCGACACCGCGGGGCTGCCGGGCGCACCCCCGGTGTCGAGTATCAAGTGGACGGTCGCCAAGGCGGGCGGGAACCCGGCCATCGACTCCGACGCCGACCCGGCCACCGGCACCGTCAAGGTGACCATGGGCCCGGCGGGTTCGGTGGACCACACCGTCGACGCCGGCCTGGTCGCCGCGCGCAACCGGCTCGGGGACCTCGTGTGGGCGGACACGAACGGCAACGGCCTGCAGGACGCGGGCGAGCCGGGCGTGCCGGACGTGCCCGTGACCCTCAAGGACGGCACCGGGAAGCAGGTCGCGACCACGAAGACGGGCCCGGACGGGAAGTACCTGTTCGACAGCCTGCCGGACGGCGCGTACCAGGTGTGCTTCGACGTGAAGAAGCTGCCGAAGGAGTACGCCGACTGGCTGTGGACCAAGCAGAACGCGGGTGACGACACCAAGGACTCCGACGCCGATCCGGCGACCGGGTGCACCCCGGTGACGACGCTCGGCCCGGCCAAGCGCGAGGACCTCACGCTCGACGCCGGTATCCGGCCGCCGAACCGGCTCGGGGACTTCGTCTGGGCCGACAAGAACGGCAACGGCCTGCAGGACCCGGGTGAGCCCGGGGTGCCGGACGTGCCGGTGGTCCTGAAGGACGGCACCGGGAAGCAGCTGGCGACCACGAAGACGGGCCCGGACGGGAAGTACCTCTTCGACAAGCTGCCCGACGGGTCGTACCAGGTGTGCTTCGACCGGTCGAAGCTGCCGAAGGACTACGCCGACTGGCTGTGGACGAAGCAGAACGCGGGCGACGACACCAAGGACTCCGACGCCGACACCGAAAGCGGGTGCACGCCGGTCACCACGCTGGGCGTCGACCGCCGGGAGGACCTGACCCTGGACGCGGGTCTGGTCGAGCCGCGCAACCGTGTCGGCGACTTCGTGTGGCTGGACAAGAACGGCGACGGCCTGCAGGACCCGGGTGAGCCGGGCGTGCCGGACGTGCCGGTGGTCCTGAAGGACGGCGACGGCAAGCAGGTGGCGACCACGAAGACGGGCCCGGACGGGAAGTACCTGTTCGACAGCCTGCCGGACGGCTCGTACCAGGTGTGCTTCGACATCGCGCACCTCCCGGCCCCGGTCGCCGACTACAAGCTGACCAAGGCGAACGCGGGCGACGACACGAAGGATTCCGACGCGGACCCGGCGTCCGGGTGCACCCCGGTGGTGCAGCTCGGCGTGGGCAAGCGGGAGAACCTGACCCTGGACGCCGGTCTGGTCACGCCGCCGAACCGGCTCGGCGACTTCGTCTGGGCCGACAAGAACGGCAACGGCCTGCAGGACCCGGGTGAGCCGGGCGTGCCGGACGTGCCGGTGGTCCTGAAGGACGGCGACGGCAAGCAGCTCGCCGCCACGAGCACGGGTCCGGACGGGAAGTACCTGTTCGACAATCTGCCGGACGGGTCGTACCAGGTCTGCTTCGACCGGGCGAAGCTGCCGGCGGACTACGCCGACTGGCAGTGGACCAAGCCGGACGCGGGCGACGACGCGAAGGACTCCGACGCGGATCCGGCGAGCGGGTGCACGCCCGTGGTGAAGCTGGGCCCGGGTGGGCGGGAGAACCTGGCCCTCGACGCGGGTCTGGTCGAGCCGCGCAACCGCGTCGGCGACTTCGTGTGGCTGGACAAGAACAGCGACGGCCTGCAGGACCCGGGCGAGCCCGGCGTGCCGGACGTGCAAGTGGTCCTCAAGGACGGCGACGGCAAGCAGGTGGCGACCACGAAGACGGGCCCGGACGGGAAGTACCTGTTCGACAATCTGCCGGACGGGTCGTACCAGGTGTGCTTCGGCATCAAGCAGCTCCCGGCCCCGGTGGCCGACTACGGGCTGACCAAGCCGAACGCCGGCGACGACGGCAAGGACTCGGACGCCGAACCGGCGACCGGGTGCACGCCGGTCGTCAAGCTGGGCACGGGCGCGCGGGAGGACCTGACCCTGGACGCGGGTCTGGTCGCACCGCCGAACCGCCTCGGCGACCTCGTCTGGGCCGACACGAACCGCAACGGCCTGCAGGACCCGGGTGAGCCGGGCGTGCCGGACGTGCCGGTGGTCCTGAAGGACGGCAACGGGAAGCAGGTGGCTTCGACCAAGACGGGCCCGGACGGCAAGTACCTGTTCGACAACCTGCCCGACGGCTCGTACCGGGTCTGCTTCGACCGGACCCGGGTGCCGCCGCAGTACGCGGGCTGGCAGTGGGTCAAGCCGGACGCGGGCGACGACGGCAAGGACTCCGACGCCGATCCGGCGTCCGGCTGCACCCCGGTGGTCCAGCTCGGCGTGGGCAAGCGGGAGAACCTGACCCTCGACGCGGGTCTCGTCGAGCCGCGCAACCGCGTCGGCGACTTCGTGTGGACCGACAAGAACGGCAACGGCCTGCAGGACCCGGGTGAGCCGGGCGTGCCGGACGTGCCCGTGGTCCTCAAGGACGGCAACGGGAAGCAGATCGCGACCAAGAAGACGGACGCGAACGGGAAGTACCTGTTCGACGACCTGCCGGACGGCTCGTACCAGGTCTGCTTCGGCACGGGTGGCCGCAAGCTGACCAAGCCGGACGCCGGACCCGACGACACGAAGGACTCCGACGCGGATCCGGCGAGCGGGTGCACGCCGGTGGTGAAGCTGGGCCCGGCGAAGCGGGAAGACCTGAGCCTGGACGCCGGGGTGCTCGCCTCGACGACCCCGGCGAAGGCCCGGCCGCTGTCGAGCACCGGGTTCCCGGGTGACTGGCTGGCGGCACTGGGCGGTCTCGCGGTGGTCGCGGGCATCGCGGCCCTGCTGGCGGCCCGCCGGGCCCGCGGAACGAGGGGCTGA
- a CDS encoding DUF5988 family protein, whose amino-acid sequence MTHIKVTLSGGPAELVERHREWTVGNIGEVAKVSFGAGYEHFSHDGEYTTTGSGDLVPVFAWCGRTRVAE is encoded by the coding sequence ATGACGCACATCAAGGTGACGCTTTCCGGTGGTCCGGCCGAACTGGTCGAACGGCACCGCGAATGGACGGTCGGCAACATCGGCGAAGTCGCGAAGGTGAGCTTCGGCGCGGGTTACGAGCACTTCTCCCACGACGGCGAGTACACCACCACGGGCAGCGGCGACCTGGTGCCGGTGTTCGCCTGGTGCGGGCGCACGCGCGTCGCGGAGTGA
- a CDS encoding response regulator, giving the protein MGEPRVIRVVVVDDQQAVREGLVALMGLLDDVEVAGSAADGAEALELLGRLDRVDAVLMDLTMPVMNGVEATARVVRDHPDVAVLVLTTYADDGSIAGALAAGARGYLTKDAGRGEIGAALRAVVAGQLTFGAGVSGQVASALSGRSAKKDPLPDRLTAREAEVLGLIAAGLSNGQIAAELVIGETTVKTHINNAFAKIGVRNRIEALRYAVEHGLGRGFTA; this is encoded by the coding sequence ATGGGGGAACCGCGGGTGATCAGGGTCGTCGTGGTGGACGACCAGCAGGCGGTGCGCGAAGGCCTGGTCGCGCTCATGGGCCTGCTCGACGACGTCGAGGTGGCCGGCTCGGCGGCCGACGGCGCCGAAGCGCTCGAGCTCCTCGGCCGGCTCGACCGGGTCGACGCGGTGCTGATGGACCTCACCATGCCCGTCATGAACGGCGTCGAAGCGACCGCCCGGGTCGTCCGCGACCACCCGGACGTCGCCGTGCTGGTCCTGACGACGTACGCGGACGACGGCTCGATCGCCGGTGCACTGGCCGCCGGCGCCCGCGGCTACCTGACGAAGGACGCCGGCCGCGGCGAGATCGGGGCCGCGCTGCGGGCCGTGGTCGCCGGGCAGCTGACGTTCGGGGCCGGCGTGTCCGGCCAGGTGGCTTCCGCGCTGTCCGGCCGCAGCGCGAAGAAGGACCCCCTCCCGGACAGGCTGACCGCACGCGAGGCCGAGGTGCTCGGCCTGATCGCCGCCGGGCTGAGCAACGGGCAGATCGCGGCCGAGCTGGTCATCGGCGAGACGACGGTGAAGACGCACATCAACAACGCCTTCGCCAAGATCGGCGTGCGCAACCGCATCGAAGCGCTGCGTTACGCCGTGGAGCACGGGCTGGGGCGCGGCTTCACGGCTTAG